The Misgurnus anguillicaudatus chromosome 23, ASM2758022v2, whole genome shotgun sequence sequence GGGCGGGGGATTTCAGAGTGAACAAACATGCCTGAGAAAGTTACAGGACAGAAAGGTAGAACAGCTGAGAAAGACATCTCCTGGACATTTCCTATCAAGAAATCACAGGATGTCCTCTGAGACGAAAAGGACGGAGGAACGACACATTGTGCCAACTTCGTTTGAGCCCCAAAATCCGTTACGAGCTCAGAGAGAAATGGGTCAACATCTGCAGAGATCTCAAGCGGACATCCATGCCTATTTTTGGACTAGGGACCGCGTAATGAACACCTGTGGATCGAAGCAGGCAAATGGAAGTCTAGTCAATCCGAAGGGTCACATACAGCCAGACTTGATTGGCCTTGGCATGCATTGGAACCGGACCCTAGGGACCGGTGTGCAACACAACAGAGTCTCTGTGAACTACAGCTTGACAGAATGCAGCTTTATGGCCCACCAGCACCAGACCGAGCCACACCTCTTCTCGAGGAAGTGTGGTCTTGACTCGCCAGCAAAGTTCAGAGGTCATGGAAACTGTGGGTTGACTGTTTGTGTGCCTGAACAACAATTGGCCTCTGTGAGAGAGGAGCCAAATGCGTCAGAAACAAACGAAAGTGGCTTTGCTAGTCATAATTCCAACTTTAATAACATACTTTGTACTTCTAATGGAATTCGGGACTTGAACGGACCCAGCCTGGTGCAAGAAATTATGCTTTCTACCAAAGATGTTAGGAGTCCCAATCCTAGGACATTCCGACAAGGAAAAGTGGACTTGAATAGAAAGACTTTAAGCTCTGAACAGAGCCAGAAAGCAATACAGGACCAGATTCAAAAAGTTGTGGTTAATCTTGAAGAGGTTCTTCATGGCCTAAAGGAGATACATCTGGAAATGAAAGAGGTAAAAGTTTGTCTTGTGCAATGCTTGGTGGGATTCAAGCTTAGCAGATGTTTCTTATAATAACTTAAACAAAGGCGCCATTTAGTTCACTCTTTGTAAACTGTTTAACTATTCATCACTGGCTAGTGTCCACACTTCAGAAGATATGTGGACTATGAATTTTGTATTTGTCCTCTTTGTAACTTTGTTGTACACACCACTGTGTGAGGTGATAGTGAAAGTGTAATGCAGGAAGATTAGGTCCGATCTGCTCCATTTAGCAAATGTATTTGGTGCTGGAGAGGAACGCCAGCCAGCGGTTTTATAGGTACAGCTGAGACAGGGAGCAGCTGGATAGACGACCGCGGTCTCGTAATCTCCTGTCGTCACTCTTGCGTGAAATGTGCCATGATTGTTTTGGCTTTTAAAAATCTTGGATGTGTGTAGTACCTTGTGTTTTTAGTATCCACCCGGGACTAAGTCCACATGTGTTGTATTTCCCTTGAGATCAGGTGGTCCATCAAATAGACCTGCTGACTGCGGACATCGATACGGACGAAAAGGAACCAGGTGGGGCTCCCTTTTCAAGTGGGATGGAGACAGGATGTGAATCAGAGTCATTGAGATACAAAGTACCCTCTTATGAAGACAAAAAGACGTGTTTATCAAACAAGGACCATCCTTCAGGCACAAATGCCCCACCAGCATACTCCGTCAAGGATCAAGTGCGACAACTCGGATCAACTCAGGAGAGGACAGATTCCCAAAAACATGATTTGAGAACTGGTGCAGGACGCGGGGGACTGAAGCCCCCTCCTTATCCGTATGCGAACACATCAGGAAAAGTGAATCTTAAAGCAAGGGAGAAAGGTCAAAAAGCACCACCTTACCCTTTCAGACGGAGACTTCTTTCTACCATTGTATGAGCAGACAGTCATTTCGTGGCACAAAGGGAAACATAAAGTGCCATTTTTGAAGGAAGTCATGTACTGTGCAAGGTAAGTTTGGTCTAAGATCAGAGATTCAGCAATGTATTGTGTGGAGAGTCCATAGGTGAATGGGGTGATGATGTACTAATCATTTGGGACAGTAAAATGATTTCGGCTGACTCGAGAGCTTATCTCGGAAATATTGTATGCCAATGGTTAAGTAAAGGTAGTGGAAGATTAAATTTTTATCCTCAGATGACATCTGGAGTGGGAAGCAATTACAACTGCAATGTCTCTGATCTCCCAGCAACCCACATCTGTTATAGGATTAAATTTTCATTGCTTACCTAACCCCTTATGCGATTGTCTTGCATTTTCAATTGCAGATATATGTCCTGATGACATTCTAGTGAAATCCTACATTAGCGGTGTAAGTGTGTTTTAACAGGTGCCCCAGAAACCACATGCATTTTCCCAGTTGTATGTCTCCCTCATGTGTACAGCAACGCTTATTTCAAGCTCTTCACAGGTCTAGAACCTTTAAAGTTGTAGATAGATGTTAAAGGGGTCCCTATAAGAAAATTAATtattgttttactacagttaaaaaaacaacaaaaacatggttaatgtagtaaaatcatggttaccacaaaataaccatgttttgctaatagtaatcaatacaccaaaaacatggttatctactacacttttaccacaaaaaaaaaaacattgaacttctgtcatcatttactcaaacctgtataaattgctttgttctgctgaacacaacaATATtatttgtaaccaagcagatttggggcaccattgacctccacagtaagaaaaataataaaatgaaagtgaatggtgccccagatcggtttggttacaaacacttttcaaaatatcttcgtgTTCAGCGGAACAAAGTAATTCATGCATGTTTAAAACAATATAAGGATGAGTAAAAAAGAATTATATTTTttggtgaagtatccctttaaacctTTTGATCATTCTGGGCAAATGAGATAATTTGACTGATCTGGAAAAATGAACAATGCAAAACATTGTGGTATTTATTAAATCTTGGACAAAGCAATACTTAGATGTgctgcaaaaatatatttcttatgCACTATGCCAAAAGTCATTTGATGTAAACATACTTTCataaaacttttaataaaatcaATACAATTAAATTGGTTTTTGTAGCAAAGCAGCTTAACATagaacatacactcacctaaaggattattaggaacaccatactaatactagGTTTGACCCtgtttcgccttcagaactgccttaattctatgtggcattgattcaacaaggtgctgaaagcattctttagaaatgttggcccatattgtaTAGCATAGCATCTTAAgttaatggagatttgtgggatgcacagcCAGGACACaaaaagatgctctattgggttgagatctagtgactgtgggggccattttagtacagtgaactcattgtcatgttcaagaaactaatttgaaatgattcgagctttgtgacatggtgcattatcctgctggaagtagccatcagaggatgagtagatggtggtcataaagagatggacatggtcagaaacaatgctcaggtaggccgtggcatttaaatgatgcccaattggcactaaggggcctaaagtgtgccaaaaaacatcccccacaccattacattaatgagaaattgaataagtgttcctaataatcctttaggtgagtgtatatttattcatacactacaaaaaaaaaacttcaagaCATCGGTTGCACATAATTAAagtaagttttcttaaaatgaaattaattttaattaatgctAGTTCATTTTAAGTAAACTTGATTTAATCATGTTAAACTGGTGTACATAATTAAATGATGTAGATCCAACAATTTTTTAAGACAAATCATTTTAAGAACTTAATTCAATCATGTGCAACCAGagattttttcagtgtattatgAAACGTACGTTAGCATTGTTGGAGTCGATGGTATAGTGGGCAGTGCTCCAACATGTGGTGCAGACGCACTTTCGGCAACCCGAGTTCGAGTCTCTTACCTAATCCtgtacccctctctccaccatATACTTTCCAGTCCTCTCTTATAATATTATCTAtttaataaggtaaaaaatggcccaaaaacctaactttaaatttttaaaaaattagacTCTTATATATTTATAGTGCCATCAAACAAGCCCACATATCAAATAAAGCCAAAAAATAAACCATGTTTTGATAACAGATTTATTAAAGATCAGTACAACCGTTTTCAGAATACGTCATTATTGCAAAATCAAAGACGAGAGAGTAACTCTTTCTGTTTTCCTCCACCGCAGTAAAAATCGAAGGATTCTGACAAAGCCCAAAGACTTCGTGGGAATTCCCAATGAGAGCTCAACGCCATCAGCAGAAGATCAGAAGGTAGGCATGAGACTCAAACCCTGAAGAAATAAAActacgagctaacttacctcaGAAATCATTTGAATAGGAACCCTTCATAACTTGgacagatataaaaaatgtacagtGTTTTCCTTGATCTACAACAACAGACTTTTGTCTACTTAAATTGTATTATCAGTCCCGTCGCACTGCCTCTCTTAGATCTCTGTAGACGTTTTGTCAGTCCTTCTTTGACTAATGACAGCGAATCGTTAATTGGCATTTCGTAgtaatcagccaatcagagctcGTCGTGACGCGTCTTACCAATGACGGTCAGCTTCGAGAGCTCAGAATGGAATTTTCCATCTCTTTGAGTCACTAAAAGAGAGAATAAGAACTGCATGTATCAAAAGAGAAGCAATGACCAAGCAAGAATACAAATCTACTGTACTTTTCCAAGTTACCTGTGGACTCTGACACAATGTACTCTTCTTCTTTTAATGCGACATCTCTTTGTCCACCCACAGCCGACTGGGACTGAGAAAGAGAGCAAGATAAGTGACAAGACACAAAACTAATGGAGAAACCAGGAGGAGTACGCTGAATAACAAAGAGATTTTGTCTAAGACACCGAAGAGTGCTTGTTTCAAACACTCTTTTGAAGTTTTCGTATGCACACAGGGGAAAATGACATCAGGACACGGCAGTCAGCCCGCTACAGAAAATGTCAATGTCATCCGAGGATAAAGATGATGATGTTGTGACGTCTTGATATGCAACGCTAGTACGACTGCTTTTGATCTGAGGGCCGATGAGCTTTAGGAACATGAATTGAGGATCTGTCTTAAGCTTGCCCGTCACAAACATTTCAATGTGCaaagtttataaataaaaaatctattaAATATGTCAAAACCATATTGAATCATTTACTCGACGGATTGttgaattgtttgtttactgaaGTGCTGTCAAATAATGAAGGATTTGAAACTCTTGCACTTACATATGCAGCGGCATACTCAATCTTGGCTCCTTTAATCTCTGCTTTGAACTGAGTGAAAAACAGGTAAGACTTCCCCTGGGGCCTTTCataaaaatgagaaacaaaaatCAATACCATCCTTCCTTTCATCTCATATTACATGGAAATGTTAAAAAACCACACAGAACAGAGATGACATTAGCTCATTTTCCTGAGTAAAACACATCTTTAGTGTTGTGTATTATTACATTACCTCCATATTGAACAGGAAAACAGCTTGTCTTTGTCACTGAGACCAACACTCATTTGCCATTGCtggaggaaataaaaaacatttgaaacaCTTAAACTGACCATTGGACTTCATGGTTAATGGAGTTTAATGAGCTGTTCTGAGAAATGACAGCATACATAAGTGCCATAACTGACAGGAAGTTCGTGATGGATCCAGAACATGAGGGGGTATTAAAATGCTTGCACTGCAGATACAAACTACGAAAATTTTAACCCCTTCAAGCCTTGCGTCCACTGGAATGGACTTCACATGTTTTGTGGTTCAAACCAACAAAAATGCTGATCAAACAATCAAAATAAGGCATACTTGATTAAACACCTGAAAACTCAGGGGTGAAggggttaaagggatagttcaccctaatatgaaaattctgttatcatttactcatactcatgttgttctaaaactgtatgaatttcttttttctgataaacacaaaggaagatattttgagaaataatggtaaacacacagcagatagtgaccattgacttccatagtaggaataaaaaaatatgatggaatttaatggctaccgtcaactgtgtgcttaccatcatttatcaaaattagggctgggaaaagattaatcgcatacataattaaataattttttgcataatatatgtgtgtgtaccgtgtaattattgtatatatttaaccacacacacacacatacatatatatattcatgtcagatttttttatttatatatcaatttttaaaatttatatataatatagaatatataaaaatattaataaatatatatacacatgtaaatgtttttttaaatacataacatgaatgtgtgtgtatttatatgtacataataattacacagagcacacactcatatattatggcaaaaatcacttttattttgtgtgcgattaatcacaattaatcttttcccggcacaaaattaatatttacatCATTTATcgcaatacttccaaaatattttttcctactatggaagtcaatggtcgcCATCTGCTGTGCGCTTaacataatttctcaaaatatctttattaatCAGAAAAAGAATTTcaaacaggtttagaacaacataaggatgagtaaatgatgacagaattttcattttaaggtgaactatccctttaaatgcatttcattgtatattatatgatctatactaatatatatttattataatagtATTAATAATATCCCAAATTCTAgtatatgttaaataatattttatatgtataAATTACTAGCACTAATAACTAAttactattattactattaaTTAACAGGAAAACAAGCTTTGTTGATAAAGAATATTTAATTTTTAGCTGTGGGCACCagtttaataatattaatttaaaaacatgcaatattatttatgaaaataaaagtctcaCCTCGTTGGTCCCTCCTTGAGATGCATACGTGAAGGTGCATTCATACTTTTTCtataaagaagaaaaataaataaatatctaataattaaaaacataattaaataaaagcgGCAAAAAATGTATGAACGTTTCAAACGTTGTGACGTCACGAACTGTGTGATCCGCCATAAATAACCGACGACGTCTGTCACTCACATCATCAAACTAAATAACGACTTATGTGGTTTCCACAGAAAACTATGACATGCAAACAGCACGTAAGTCAACTTAATTCTGCTTTGAAATGTAGTTTTGACGTTTGACAGtctctttatttaattttaattgtgTGGAAAATGTCGAGTAACCTAAACGCTCTCCTCTTTAAGTTGAACTTATTTTGTCCGCCACATAAAATAGGTCATGtggtgaataaataatgacaagctttcattttttaatattacagAATGTAATTGGATTTGATAAAACTACGAGTTGAACGTAAGTTAGTATATTACAGTAAACTTTACGTTATTGTCAAAAGATTtgtccttcgagccggattcgaaccagcgacctaaggatgacagtGTTTAACctctacagtcctccgctctaccaactgagctatcgaagggacACGTCATACCGCGCAACGGTGTGCCTGTATTACCTTTCCAATGTGAAATCTTTCAATATCTTtacattgaaatgttttatattaataatatataattccAATGTTCGATTTTTTTTGTACTTACCAAAGAAATACGGAAGAATTAAAACGCACAAAGAACTGAAGTGTGGATTTCAACACTGTACAAAGTAAAATCTCGGTTGATAGGGGGCGTAGTGCGCGTTCAATGACGCGCCTGCTGACCAATGAAAAGATGACGGGTGGCGTTAATCACACGCGTCGCGGTTTTTTAAACTGCGCCACGAAGAGCATTCATTCATCCTTAAAACAATGTATCATAATAATGAATTTGAATATATAccaaataacttttttaaactttaaaaccttataaatgtttaaaataagaCCCTGAGGTAATGAAACCGAGTCTATGCAAATCAACCAAGCCACGGCGATCGTTCCATCCCTTTAATTTCGAGTAAACAAACCACACAGTGCTGTAAAATATTACTctagtaaaatattaaagagGTTAACTCACGATTTTACCGGTGAAAGTGTGCACAACTCCTCCTGGTTTGACATCGAAGTCCAGTGTTTTGGTTCTGTCGGCAGAAGCGCGCGACGCACACAAGAGCGCGCACACCAGCAGTAGCTTTATGCATGAATGTATGTGATCATTACATGCCATGATTTTTTATgaagcagagatgtgtgttgcTGTGAATGAAAAGATGCAAGCACTTTTCCTGTATGTTTCCTTCTGATGATGGGAGCTTTCTGATGTTCAGGGGTTTGAGCTTCTAGTGGCTTGGAGGAAAACTGCAACACGTTTCTGCACTTAACAAAAGTTTTACCAAAAATAAAAACCCTATATCATCTCCATTCACATATGAAGATCTAAATCACATTTTCggacaaatatataaatataaatatataaattatgatAAAAAGGgaaataactaaaaaaaaaatacttcaacacctaattttttttttcaactttaaGTGAGAAAATGTTTAAGTTGAAAAAGCTTAATTTTACCAGTTGAAGTAATTCTTTAAGTGTTTTCACCTTACACTTTTCATTTAAGTTGGAAAAACGTTTTGTTTCGCTGGTAAATTCTCTTCAAAGGGgtacaaattcaaaatatgtgttcggagtgtcatgtgtgttgctcgtccttccaaaatatgtgtttgttgcgtcctGTGAACCATAATAATAGAACACAAAATGCTtacaagacactaacttaacacaaAACTTTGaatacacatgagattaagtaaGTCTCTGGCAAACGCGTgcgtcacttttatcataaaccatttcgactcatgtgcagcaggcacttattttgacaagatgcatgatgcacatggttcacttGACGcggcgaacacatattttaaatgacgaaccacacgggctacatacatgctgtgatgaacttcgcattgtGCACCCTCAAAATAAAGTCACTGGcctccaactttcactttttacagtgtaagcttactttgatataaaagtttaaaacatTAGCAAGTTAAACTGgaattaatataattataacAGGCATtgttaacttaaatataagaaaatattacttttaaatacactgtaaaaaaatactttgctgccttaacttttctgttaaatcaactcagatttacaagtcatatcAACAGAGATAAGTTGtaacaacttataaaatatagttgagaaaactcaacttaattttacaagttataacaactcccctgtagttataacaactcatctcaaGTGGAAATGACTTGTagatccgagttgattcaacaaaaaattttaaggcagcaaagtacttttacagtgtatgtaccTACAACTGAACTGTCTTTTTTAGTGCTGGATGAACTCCATGTAAACATATGCTTTCTTTTAGCAGACATAAATAATGACCCATTTACACAAAAGTataaaaacagtgttgtataatTGTAATTGGAAAACATCCCAAGtctttgtttatttacatttcttCTAAAAGTATTTAGCCTGCAAACTCACAGACTTTTCTATGTAAATCATAATGACTTTCCAAGACCTGTCGTCATTTGTAATTGACTGCACATCTGAATTAGAAAAATACTTAACAAATTATCTGAGATGTTTTCACATCTCCAAACATCTGGCAAAGATTTTCCCAAGACTAACATTTTTCAATGAGGATGGTTGTTCATGATTTACAGTAGAGCCTTGTGGGGTTTTAATTAGTCATGGATAATGCAAAACACAAACAAGTATTAATCAAACTTGTTAACAGCTCAGATAGTAATGGAAAAAGTAACACAGACACATAATGAAAACTAACATTACAGAATCTTGTTTTGCTTAATTTGAAAGATTTTTGGGTGACAAATGAAGTgtaaacaagccaaaaaacccttAAACACCCTTGATTTCCTCAAACTTTCACCCCAAACCTGTTTTGGGATGGCCCAGAAATTCACCTGTAGTCATGAGTCTAATCAAGTTGAATTGACTCTGGCCTGACACTTGGGTTCTGGTATTTCTAGTCTTTGTGCAACTTTATTTTTGGGGGGCAGAGGGGAACATACGGGAGGTCTGTGCATTCTTGGGACGTTTGGAGATCTTGAGCAAAGTTAACTTTCACAACTAGCTGTGTTGATTTTACCCCAGAGACTCATTTGATGTTCCAGCCATGGCCAGAAGTATACTGTAGATCACAGATGCATATAAACTGGTGGTTTTAACAAATGACCTAGTAGTAAAATATATGAGAAAATAAATGGACCAGAAACATTTTGACAGGTTCAAcataaatgtctgttttttccatgtttaatgcTTGACCAAATTTGAGCTGGTCTCATTTCATGCACAAACTTTACTTAACTTGGAATAGTTTGTGGACGAAAtggcaagagagaaataaaaataaataatttgacAATAAAATGCAAGAGAATATAAATCTAAACATGCAAAATAAGTTAAAGCctacatataataataatttagcaTTTAATATGCA is a genomic window containing:
- the LOC129453900 gene encoding uncharacterized protein, whose product is MSSETKRTEERHIVPTSFEPQNPLRAQREMGQHLQRSQADIHAYFWTRDRVMNTCGSKQANGSLVNPKGHIQPDLIGLGMHWNRTLGTGVQHNRVSVNYSLTECSFMAHQHQTEPHLFSRKCGLDSPAKFRGHGNCGLTVCVPEQQLASVREEPNASETNESGFASHNSNFNNILCTSNGIRDLNGPSLVQEIMLSTKDVRSPNPRTFRQGKVDLNRKTLSSEQSQKAIQDQIQKVVVNLEEVLHGLKEIHLEMKEVVHQIDLLTADIDTDEKEPGGAPFSSGMETGCESESLRYKVPSYEDKKTCLSNKDHPSGTNAPPAYSVKDQVRQLGSTQERTDSQKHDLRTGAGRGGLKPPPYPYANTSGKVNLKAREKGQKAPPYPFRRRLLSTIV
- the mydgf gene encoding myeloid-derived growth factor, which codes for MACNDHIHSCIKLLLVCALLCASRASADRTKTLDFDVKPGGVVHTFTGKIKKYECTFTYASQGGTNEQWQMSVGLSDKDKLFSCSIWRPQGKSYLFFTQFKAEIKGAKIEYAAAYSQSAVGGQRDVALKEEEYIVSESTVTQRDGKFHSELSKLTVIGKTRHDEL